One genomic region from Quercus robur chromosome 4, dhQueRobu3.1, whole genome shotgun sequence encodes:
- the LOC126720384 gene encoding metal tolerance protein 9-like isoform X2 codes for MEEGGNNLEVTHESRRENFVPQDVESATRSDMSSGSWRLSVQEFPPLVERRDGGEHGIFTLSSFLHVPRKRSKVADYYKKQGRLLEGYTEMETMAENGYMPGSLTEDESQQLAKNVRVAIHVSNMANVVLFAAKLYVSIQSRSLAVIASTLDSLLDLLSGFILWFTAHAMRNPNQYRYPIGKNRMQPVGIIVFASVMATLGLQILLESGRQFIAQTQPERDPQKEKWMIGIMVCVTIVKFMLMVYCRRFKNEIIRAYAQDHFFDVITNSIGLAAAVLAIRYYWWIDPTGAVIIALYTMNIWTKTVFENVRALIGRTAPPEFLAKLTYLIWNHHENIKHIDTVRAYTFGTNYFVEVDVVLPQDMHLNKAHNIGESLQVKLEQLPEIERAFVHIDFEYSHRPEHNIAV; via the exons ATGGAAGAGGGTGGGAATAACTTGGAGGTAACCCATGAGAGCAGAAGAGAGAATTTTGTGCCACAGGATGTTGAATCGGCAACCAGAAGTGACATGTCATCTGGGTCTTGGAGGCTGAGTGTGCAAGAGTTTCCTCCACTGGTTGAAAGAAGAGATGGTGGTGAACATGGTATCTTCACTCTCAGCAGCTTTCTTCATGTCCCAA GGAAACGAAGTAAGGTTGCTGATTATTATAAGAAACAAGGAAGACTCCTTGAAGGGTATACGGAGATGGAGACCATGGCTGAAAATGGTTATATGCCTGGAAGTCTAACAGAG GATGAGTCGCAGCAGCTTGCAAAGAATGTGAGGGTGGCTATCCATGTATCAAACATGGCTAATGTCGTGCTCTTTGCAGCAAAACTCTATGTTTCTATTCAGAGCAGATCATTAGCGGTTATTGCCTCAACATTGGATTCACTTTTAGATCTCTTGTCAGGCTTTATATTGTGGTTCACGGCCCATGCCATGAGAAATCCAAACCAGTATCGTTATCCAATCGGAAAGAACCGGATGCAGCCAGTG GGAATCATTGTTTTTGCTTCAGTAATGGCAACTCTTGGATTACAAATTCTGCTCGAGTCTGGTCGACAATTCATTGCACAG ACCCAGCCTGAAAGGGATCCTCAGAAGGAGAAATGGATGATTGGAATAATGGTCTGTGTGACCATAGTGAAGTTTATGCTCATGGTCTATTGTCGaagatttaaaaatgaaattattagaGCCTATGCTCAAGATCATTTTTTCGACGTTATTACTAATTCAATTGGTTTGGCAGCAGCCGTCCTGGCCATTCGATATTATTGGTGGATTGATCCTACCGGAGCTGTTATA ATAGCATTATATACAATGAATATATGGACGAAGACAGTCTTTGAGAATGTCCGGGCACTAATTGGAAGGACAGCACCACCTGAATTTTTGGCAAAGCTAACATATCTGATATGGAACCACCATGAAAATATCAAGCACATTGACACAGTAAGAGCATACACTTTTGGTACAAATTATTTTGTGGAGGTTGACGTAGTTTTGCCACAAGACATGCATTTGAACAAAGCTCATAATATCGGTGAGTCACTTCAAGTGAAACTTGAGCAACTCCCAGAAATTGAGCGAGCTTTTGTACATATAGATTTTGAGTATTCTCATAGACCAGAACACAACATTGCGGTTTGa